The Esox lucius isolate fEsoLuc1 chromosome 20, fEsoLuc1.pri, whole genome shotgun sequence region TGACAATGGAATGGAGAGAAAAGGTGGAGAAACCGACACATGCAAAAGAAAGCTCTGCTGCTCCAGTTTAGTTAATTAGTATACCCATTAGCTATTGCACATGAAATACTCTCCCTTGTTATACCCAGTGATGAAGTGGGAGAGCATTAAACTGTCATTGTCAGATATAAGTGGTGTGGTTttacattatatacagtacatttccatCTCAGTTGACATTGTCTAAGAACCATGGGACTAAAACATAGCATTTCATCCGCTGTGCAACCCAAATGGAATACTGGAATATCTATATCACAGTGAGAAGCTTTATGACATCATACTGCACATGGATATTTAACATCACAACATTCCAGTCAGTTTTAAAACCACAACCAAACGTTCACCCATAACGGCACATCATCCTGAAGATGTGGAAAGGGGTTTTGTGGGTTCTGTATGCTAGCACAATGTTCACGTCGTCTTCTAGCTGCTATCAGTGCTACGTGGAGGTTGGAGACAGTATGCGCCTGTGCTGGGGACACATCCTCACAGAGTACAACATTAGAAATGTAGACTCATGCTTTAAAAAACTACAGAAGATATTTGACAATGAGCCAAAAGTGATTGAGGCTGGGCGAGTTGGTGAGAAAAGAGATCATGCTTTATATAGGTCCAGTAGTTCGGCTCCCCAAAATGGAAATTCAAATGTGATGATAGGAACTTGGTTTCGTGTGTTTCTCAGGGAAAGGCTATGACCAGAAGTTGAAGGAGATCCTAAATGCTGAGATCATGCCAATCGTTGAGGAGTTTGACAAAAACCAGAATAATGGTAAAACCTTTGTCCACATCACTCCCATATAATTTTGCCTTCCACATGTTGACGACTGTATATGCTTTCCTGCAACTGATGTTGAGAGTTATATTATTGCCGTGGATTTTGTTGCCAAAATGCTGTATCACTGTCAGTctacatacattgtacattaacTCAGATGACATAATGGCTTGCTGTAAGAAGCAGGTGAACATTCATtcaggtatttttttatttaatgttagaATGGGTAAAAGTAGTGAAATAGGAGTAGCAGCCAAGCCAGTTCCTATATCTCCAAAATCTCCCAAGGCCATGGTCTATATATTGTACTAATATGGACCCTGCCAGAAAGGGTTGAGATACATGAGGTACTGCAATGTGGACTAAGGGAATACGTAATATATCATACGTAAATTAgtttcgtaagatatgttacattaatttacattacaatgtgctaCCAAGAGTATATTATATACCTAAATATGTTACTAATTTGCCAAAACGTTACATGTGTAACGAATCCCATTACATGTCATATGTTTCGAACGCTACTAAAACATATCATGATATGCTACAAATTCAATTTAAGATTAGGTTAGTGAGATAATGTAAGGTTAGTGTAAGATTAAGTAAAGTTACTGACATAATGGCTCTGGGATGCAAAAggaaaagccatatctcagactggccaataaaaagaaaagattaagaggggcaaaagaacagacactggaagatagactgacgagtttcagaataaagttagttttttgtttctggccattttgagcctgtaattgaacccccAATTGctaatgctccagatactcaactagtatAAAGAAGgcctgttttattgcttctttaatcagcacaacatgCTAACTTAATTGCAAAAAGTTTGTTTAATAATCACATGATCACCTTCTAAAattattaacttggattagcaaacataatgtgtcactggaacacaggagtgatggtttaCTGATattgggcctctgtatgcctatgttgATATTCCAATAAAAAGCAGctatttccagctacaatagtcatttttaacattaacaatgtctacgcTGTATTTCTATGCTGTATTAatcaacatttgatgttattCTACAGGACACaaaattagcttttctttcaaaaacaaggacatttgtaagtgaccccaaacctttgaatggtagtgtatctGAATGCCTCCCAAGTCCATATTGCTTTGTTGAGAACATACAGTACTTTTTTACTGATTAACAGTATTAcaatgtattattgtattacACTTTCCAAAGTCCTTTCATGGATCCCTTGCCCAAACATGAAAACTGTTGTTGGTTCTAAACATAATTTGTACGTGTAGATGTGGCCATGGAGTTTAAGCACCTCTAAACTAGACTTTatcaaactaacacacacaaaatgggGATTGTTCTCTTCTTCCTTCTATCCATCAGACACAGTATATGACGAGAGGTTACAAACAGCTGCAGACAATTTCATTGCGGCTGCCTCCAAACTGCCTAGAGGTGAGAcattcccctcctctcccctttaTTTCCCCCTGTACAATGCATCAAACCatattgtataaccatacttctgtaatatatttgtaatgTGTTGTACATCAGAGTACTGTTTTAATTCTCAAGCCTGTTATCTACGATCTAGATTCTAATAACTGTCCGAAACAAACTGTGTGATTCTAAGTAACCTCTGAGTGGTGCTTTTATATTTAatgatattcttattttatACGGAATCATGTCAATTGAAAAAGGACAACTTGTGttcctctttctttcattcctgtTTTTGGTCTTTTTTAAATCCAGCTTCTGGATGTTTCCCTCCATGTGGTGAGTGATTGTTTTCACATCCATTGTTCCTTCCGGCATCACCTTCTTCTTAAACCTCATATACTCTGAAACAAATATTTGCAATCACATGCTCAGTCTCAACAAGAGATTCCAACTacagtaaataaatgaatgcatgCATGTTGTGAACATGCTTTTGTACCAGCATTATTATAGGTATCGTAGTTACAgtataataaaaccaacatggTATACAATTATATTAAAGGGATGGTTCAGGTCCCTCTAACCTACTTTCCCAGGTTAACATGGTTGTGTGGACCTTTATATCTCTGCTCACAGTATTGACAGTGTTAAATGTTATTTCTGGAAGAAATGCAGATCATccaatattttacatttctaatcATTGTCCTAACACAAGCAATTTCACTAGAGTGATCAGtttaaattaagggaacacaaaatTGGGATCCATCAGTTCATCTAACTCCCAGATGTAGATTAACAACCAACTTCACAAAATCCCTAAGAATCCCTTTAACAGATTTCATTTAATATCTAATATGCTAGTGAATTTATTGAAAAAGTGTGTACTATGTGTTCCATTTCCTCTCATTGGTTCTTTAGGCTTTCAAGCATCTGGCTATGTCTACAACTGCATCACTTGCCAGTATGATTCCTGTGAGTTCCCACTGGACTGTCCAGGTAAgtaacaaacaacaaaacatgcatCAACCATTCACACTAACTTTAAATTAACTGTCATGGGTTTCTGCTCTGAATTACTTCAATTATGACTTCCTTC contains the following coding sequences:
- the LOC105019097 gene encoding sperm acrosome membrane-associated protein 6 isoform X2, whose product is MWKGVLWVLYASTMFTSSSSCYQCYVEVGDSMRLCWGHILTEYNIRNVDSCFKKLQKIFDNEPKVIEAGRVGKGYDQKLKEILNAEIMPIVEEFDKNQNNDTVYDERLQTAADNFIAAASKLPRASGCFPPCGFQASGYVYNCITCQYDSCEFPLDCPVKELTVIENNRTRMRCDVPFPLPYEIEVVWRFAEEIKTQQMDQFEEVTSGTDRMYSIPSAGLQHQGTYQCEIYSDRRSLVRLYYYLRVIPQVVGGHIELQEIFDLSLLPGGRIIPKPAGMSLALLRLPSPPLLTACLTSLLMLLFISLGDGRGS